ACCGAAGGCTTTCACAACAAATTGGTCGAGTCAAATTTCAAGAACTAAAACATTAATCAATGACATTTTTTGTATGTGTACTTCACTTGTCATAGATAGGTAGAGCCGGGGGACAAAGCTATTTACAAAATAATAGCCGTATTCTCACATTTTCCCTAAAATCAACAAATCCATTCACTTCTCAAATGAGTGTTATTGATTTTTGTATCCACTGATAATACTGATAGTAGTGAGTACTGGTAGAGTGGTGTATTGTGAAGTGGTGATGAGGTCCTCAAACCTCTCGGCCTCCAGGGTTGGGTGTCTGTTCTGAGGACGGTGAGGGAAGGGGGCTAGGACTGAATAGAGAGACGTAGATGGACCATGGAAGTCAGGACTTGGTGTGAGGCTCATGCTGTTAGCTCTTCCCTCAGCTCTTTGTTCCTACGCACCTCAGCTGCATGTCTCTCCTGAAAACACcagaacaacacacaaagaCTGATTAGGGCTGTGACCAGTTGACATGGCTGATGGATATTTGTGCTTCTCTTCCTGCAGGAGACTACTTCGATTTCAGCACTTCTCACCTTCTCCTGTAGACGTTCCATCATGGCTGCCAGATGGGCATCACGGTTCTCCTTGATCTGCTCCATCTTTATCTGGAGCTTCTCCTCAGCCATCTTGCTGAAGTTGCTGTTCTCCTCCATGGCCTTTAGCAACACATCCCTCTCATGCTCTCGCTTTTCTGCCAAAGCCCGTAGCACCTGGGCCTCCTGGTACTAAATACGCACAGTAAAAGCAACAGACTGGCTGTTTGatacttcttttttcttcttaaaaaaCCAAAACCTTTAACATAAGTGAAGCACTTACCTTCCTTCGCTCCTCGGCAGCCTCCAGTTTCTTCTCAATATCATCCAAAGAAATGTCCCTCTTGGGGGGTGATGGGAGGTTATGGGCTACGTCTGACACTGGAGACAGAGGCTTGAGGATCACCTCAAAGGCCTGGCCAGAGGCCCGCTTATTTATAGGTTTAACCTCCATATCTGTAAATCAAACAGTTACGAtgacaatacaaacaaaatcaatatCCAATAATAGCATGTATAAGTCCCAAAGTGTGTCATTATTTCTCATGTCTGTATTTACAGGGAAGGCAAAACATCCACTGGGGGCGATTTGTTTTATACACGACAAAATCAATATTTGAGTTGATCCAAACCTTCAAATTCACACACAAGCTTGTTGCGTGGCTCTGGGTAGAAGCAGGAGCAGatgagagagaggacagacaactccttcatcttttctttgtatgctgtGGGAACATAAACACGTAACATATTATCTAGGTGAGTGTCTTCATGTTACTCGGGCaaactgtgaaacacacacacacacacaagtatgttatgaaaggaaaataattacACTACTGCGGATGTTTTAATGATCTACTGagaatgtatttttttgtcaCGCTACTTAATAAATGTATGTGTCCTTTAAAGATTTTCAAACTAAGCTCAAACAAGCATCACTGTTACTTTATGATAAAGCATTTGTGACTTCACCTGAGTAAACTGAGTACCTAGATCTGATGGTGTGACTATTTTCACTGTAATTTGCTAATTCTGTCGTCTTTTCTAGAACTTGACAACATGCCCACCTGGCTCTTCCTAGAGGACTACAGATTGTCAGTGCTGCTAAGCCTTCTGCTGCAAAGGCCAGTGTGTGAAGCGGCCCCTTGCTGCAGGGCTGGCCTGCCTCCCACCCTGCGATGCACCTGTCTACTCTGCCACATCTCTGCCACCACACAAGCATCATAATGAAGCCAGTTTGAACACggtactgtattttaaaatggctAAATGATTTACGTAAGCATAGATGTTATGAATGTTTTAGATGTGCATACAGAGGCTAAACAACTCCATGAAAACACATATGCTAAGTGCCTGGCCTACAACAATAACTGGCCGTCAGAAGGGATGACTAATTCAAGATGCAGTCTGATTAAAATCTGCTATAATGATAATGTAAAGTGTGATCATTCCTAGACCTAAATATCTGCAACTGGatgcttttcatttgtattcCTGCcaataatatgtttttacaaaacaaatgacaaggCATCAGTCACAGCTGGTGATGCATCCTTAGCAGGAAGAACTAAGAAAAGCTATAGAGATGAGTAAATCCAAATCAAGCGATTAAACAGTCaaatcacagtaaaaaaaaatcgTTTTAAGTGAGCAGCTGGAGCTTCTTCTGTTTTATAGCGAGACGATATGAAATGTCAAGGCCGATGGAGCCCTCTCATCTTCGCTGTCGGCTAAATGCTCGGCAGCCCAGCATCTTGGGTGGGGTCCGTCTGCATTATGCTGCATGTTGGAGCCGCGGTAGCATGAACGGCAGGTGCAGCGTTGTAAATAAAGCTGTCTAGGGCCAATCCAGTGTCTAATTATCCACCGATCCACAAAATAAGATCAAAAGAAATGAGGACGAGAACGCTCAGACATTGATGGGGATAATAAATGAGACGTTTCAATAATCTGATAACGGAGGATGTTTGTCTTGCTATAATTAAGAGACTCTTGCGCTGAGCCAGTGGCCCACAGTCATAAATATGCTGTGAAGGTGAGCATCTAAATTCACTCAATGATTCACAAGACACGTTTCTATGTCGAGCCCTTACAGAAACACGACCTAAACCAGAAGCCTGTGCCGGACTAGTCTATGCAGAATCGATTCATCTAGATCCATCAGTCCGTGCATGTaagcatccatccatccatccatccatccatccattcatccatccagcACCGCACTGTTTTTAACATATCTGATGTGAACATGCTTACCAGTTGCTGTTTTAGCCATGGCTGATGTATTTCTCCGTAAAGGATGCTGTAGCTGTGTTCAGGTGAACGGTGATTCTGCTTAAGGCACTGAATCAGCGAATAGACCGGGGTAGGCTCGCAAGACAGACGAGAGGTGGGCGCGTACGGGAGCGCGCAACAAGACCCTCCTCCGCCCTCTGACGCGCAGGAAGATTTTCAGCATCTACTCTGACTATATACCCAGTATACTACGACATAACTACAGGAGTTTCAATAGACTCaagtttagaaaaaaataaatgggtCTACAACGATCCAAAACGACAATACACCCGATAACTGTTGAAAATATATCCTGGGGGTA
This genomic stretch from Anabas testudineus chromosome 16, fAnaTes1.2, whole genome shotgun sequence harbors:
- the stmn2a gene encoding stathmin-2a — translated: MAKTATAYKEKMKELSVLSLICSCFYPEPRNKLVCEFEDMEVKPINKRASGQAFEVILKPLSPVSDVAHNLPSPPKRDISLDDIEKKLEAAEERRKYQEAQVLRALAEKREHERDVLLKAMEENSNFSKMAEEKLQIKMEQIKENRDAHLAAMMERLQEKERHAAEVRRNKELREELTA